In one Pseudodesulfovibrio tunisiensis genomic region, the following are encoded:
- a CDS encoding amidohydrolase family protein gives MPELFRAARAATLVPGSAVINDAAILTSQGKILEVGKFSDLSRAFSGSVTDLGDVFLAPGLINAHNHLELAHLRGKTVADQGFVTWVEDLIRQPIYELDPIKLDQAFSELKRTGTVMVGDIATRFAKDMAGFLQESGLFFTVFTEAIGEKVPGKGFMPRGDFDRGGYSVAGHSLYTCHAQVLQAAKAETRAKGLPFSLHLAEHDDEVAIMAGEPSGFLDLLQARGRLRDFTAPGKRPVQQAHDLGLLDESTLAVHCVKLTDEDVRTVAESGASVCLCPRSNEFINVGRAPWEKLHQAGVNLCLGTDSLASNHDLNLWNEAEYLKQRFHGELSPEDLLAMMTRNPAGALGVDDRLGTLEPGKLAVWSHVPDWLWELFE, from the coding sequence ATGCCGGAACTGTTTCGCGCGGCCCGGGCCGCAACACTGGTTCCCGGCTCGGCGGTAATCAACGATGCCGCAATACTGACGAGCCAGGGAAAGATACTTGAGGTCGGCAAATTTTCCGACCTGTCTCGTGCCTTTTCCGGTTCCGTCACTGATCTCGGGGACGTGTTTCTTGCCCCGGGACTCATCAATGCCCACAATCATCTCGAACTGGCGCATCTGCGCGGAAAGACCGTTGCCGATCAGGGATTCGTCACCTGGGTCGAAGATCTGATCCGTCAGCCCATCTACGAGCTTGATCCCATCAAGCTGGATCAGGCGTTTTCCGAGCTGAAGCGAACCGGCACCGTGATGGTGGGGGACATTGCCACCCGTTTTGCCAAGGATATGGCCGGATTTCTTCAGGAATCCGGTCTTTTTTTCACGGTTTTCACCGAGGCCATCGGCGAGAAGGTGCCCGGAAAGGGGTTCATGCCTCGCGGGGATTTCGACCGAGGCGGATATTCCGTGGCCGGGCACAGCCTGTACACCTGTCATGCGCAGGTATTGCAGGCGGCCAAGGCCGAGACCCGGGCCAAGGGGTTGCCCTTTTCCCTGCATCTGGCCGAGCACGATGACGAAGTGGCGATCATGGCCGGTGAGCCGAGCGGGTTTCTGGACCTGCTTCAGGCGCGCGGCAGGCTGCGGGATTTCACGGCTCCGGGCAAGCGGCCCGTGCAGCAGGCGCATGATCTGGGTCTGCTCGACGAATCCACGTTGGCCGTGCATTGCGTGAAGCTTACGGACGAGGACGTGCGGACCGTTGCCGAATCCGGCGCATCCGTGTGCCTGTGTCCGCGTTCCAACGAGTTCATCAACGTGGGCCGTGCCCCGTGGGAAAAGCTGCATCAGGCCGGGGTGAACCTGTGTCTGGGCACGGACAGTCTGGCCTCGAATCACGACCTGAACCTGTGGAACGAGGCCGAATATCTGAAACAGCGCTTTCACGGCGAGCTTTCCCCGGAAGACCTGCTGGCCATGATGACGCGGAATCCCGCAGGGGCGCTGGGCGTGGATGATCGTCTGGGCACGCTCGAACCGGGCAAACTGGCCGTCTGGTCCCATGTACCGGACTGGCTGTGGGAATTGTTCGAATAA